A part of Aspergillus flavus chromosome 1, complete sequence genomic DNA contains:
- a CDS encoding putative hscarg dehydrogenase, translating into MSKTLAVFGATGQQGGSVIDYVLNDPELSQRYKIRAITRNVDSPKAQQLKEKVEVVQGDVLSQSSLREALTGAHTIFAMTTPTPGPDALETEYQSAKTIADVAIDQGAEYIIFSTLPAISEISGGKYTQVTPFEAKAKAEKYIRGLPIKSAFFSPGSFMENYQLLPFLRPRQAPDGTWVMVHPMSPKGLLPLINAVGDTGKFIGAILAEPDKYEGKTFCAATALYSLDEIAAVMSKATGKTIACKQVHPEEFKKSLPFLALAFNVFIEGFQSIGEFGYYGPDSERLVAWAAQNARGRLSTFEEYLEAHPLQLE; encoded by the coding sequence ATGTCCAAAACCTTAGCCGTTTTTGGTGCGACTGGCCAACAAGGCGGTTCAGTGATTGACTATGTGTTGAACGACCCAGAGCTTTCACAGAGGTATAAAATCCGTGCTATAACCCGTAACGTCGATTCACCGAAGGCTCAGCAGCTCAAGGAGAAAGTCGAAGTTGTCCAGGGTGATGTGCTCAGCCAATCCTCCCTCAGGGAAGCTTTGACCGGCGCACATACTATCTTCGCCATGACAACACCCACCCCTGGTCCGGATGCCCTGGAAACAGAGTATCAAAGTGCTAAAACAATCGCCGACGTCGCCATTGACCAAGGTGCAGAGTACATTATTTTCAGCACTCTGCCAGCAATTAGCGAGATCTCTGGCGGCAAGTACACCCAAGTCACCCCGTTCGAGGCCAAAGCAAAAGCCGAAAAGTACATCCGAGGCCTTCCTATCAAGAgtgccttcttctcccccggGTCATTCATGGAGAATTACCAGTTGCTGCCCTTCCTGCGCCCACGACAGGCCCCCGACGGCACCTGGGTTATGGTCCACCCAATGTCTCCTAAGGGGCTGCTCCCCTTGATCAACGCTGTTGGGGACACAGGCAAGTTTATTGGTGCGATCCTTGCCGAGCCTGATAAGTACGAAGGAAAGACGTTTTGTGCCGCTACAGCCCTGTACAGCCTAGACGAAATCGCTGCCGTCATGTCTAAAGCTACAGGCAAGACCATTGCCTGCAAGCAAGTCCACCCGGAAGAGTTCAAGAAGAGCTTACCGTTCCTCGCTCTTGCcttcaatgtcttcatcgAAGGGTTTCAAAGTATAGGTGAGTTCGGGTACTACGGCCCGGATTCTGAGAGGTTGGTTGCTTGGGCTGCTCAGAATGCCCGAGGCAGACTTTCCACTTTTGAAGAGTACTTGGAGGCACATCCGTTACAGCTGGAATAA